The Thermosynechococcus sp. genome has a segment encoding these proteins:
- the queA gene encoding tRNA preQ1(34) S-adenosylmethionine ribosyltransferase-isomerase QueA: protein MPNPADFSLDAYDYFLPAERIAQQPVFPRDRSRLMVVTRDTAADHYFYELPQLLEPGDLLVLNDTRVIPARLMGQKVGGAGSTVEVFLLEELSDRQWLALVKPGRRVRPGAVIQIGSLRAIVQSIDEATRGRVIEFDLPPGDRLWAYLDQLGEVPLPPYINCPIADTEQYQTVYARRPGAVAAPTAGLHFTPELLSKLAYRGIDHCFLTLHVGIGTFRPVEAKDIRHHHLHEEWIEVPAATVERIQATKAAGGRIIAVGTTVIRSLETAAQSGTLQPFCGKSDLYIYPGYQPKIVEGFITNFHLPRSSLMMLVSAFIGRERLLQLYQQAIDRQYRFYSFGDAMLILPSACHNTV, encoded by the coding sequence ATGCCTAACCCTGCGGATTTTTCCCTGGATGCCTACGACTATTTTTTGCCAGCGGAGCGGATTGCCCAACAGCCGGTTTTTCCCCGCGATCGCTCCCGCCTGATGGTGGTGACCCGCGACACAGCCGCAGATCACTACTTCTATGAGCTACCGCAACTGTTAGAGCCAGGGGATCTGCTGGTACTCAACGATACGCGGGTGATTCCAGCGCGGCTGATGGGTCAAAAAGTGGGCGGCGCCGGCAGCACCGTCGAGGTGTTTCTCCTTGAAGAGTTGAGCGATCGCCAGTGGTTGGCCTTGGTAAAACCCGGTCGAAGAGTGCGCCCTGGGGCAGTGATTCAAATCGGTTCACTGCGGGCAATAGTACAGTCCATTGATGAGGCTACGCGGGGACGGGTGATTGAATTTGACCTGCCGCCGGGCGATCGCCTGTGGGCCTACTTAGACCAACTGGGGGAAGTGCCCCTACCTCCCTACATTAACTGCCCCATTGCCGATACCGAGCAGTACCAAACCGTCTATGCGCGCCGTCCCGGTGCCGTGGCTGCACCAACCGCTGGCTTGCATTTTACTCCCGAACTCCTTAGCAAGTTGGCCTATCGCGGCATTGATCACTGTTTTCTAACGCTCCATGTGGGCATTGGTACCTTTCGTCCGGTGGAGGCCAAGGATATTCGTCACCACCATCTCCACGAAGAATGGATTGAGGTACCGGCTGCCACCGTCGAACGGATTCAGGCTACCAAAGCCGCCGGCGGACGAATCATTGCTGTCGGCACCACCGTTATTCGCTCCCTAGAAACCGCTGCCCAGTCAGGCACCCTGCAGCCCTTTTGCGGCAAGAGCGATCTTTATATTTATCCGGGGTATCAGCCCAAGATTGTTGAGGGGTTCATTACCAACTTTCATCTGCCCCGCTCTAGCTTGATGATGCTCGTCAGTGCCTTTATTGGCCGTGAACGGTTGCTGCAGTTGTACCAACAGGCCATCGATCGCCAGTACCGCTTTTATTCCTTTGGCGATGCCATGCTAATTTTGCCCAGCGCTTGCCACAATACCGTCTGA
- a CDS encoding alpha/beta fold hydrolase → MIEGPWIHKFIVSNGIRLHYVTQGEGELVLLLHGFPEFWYSWRHQIPVLAEKRKVVALDLRGYNLSDKPQDTASYVLDELILDMVGVIDGLGYRRCHLVGHDWGGMVAWGVAYAVPERIQTLSVLACPHPAKFQQLSFEQWLRSSYMLLFQLPWLPEILLEWGGYGAIAQIFRWAAVNQQAIRPLDIARYQDAAAQRGALSGMLNYYRAGLQSLYSREWGLLEVPTLMLWGRQDPTLGIELTYGTEAYVKELKIQYLDYCGHFVQQEQPDLVNEYLLEWLETVSAPLN, encoded by the coding sequence ATGATTGAAGGCCCGTGGATCCATAAGTTTATTGTTTCCAATGGCATCCGTCTCCACTATGTGACCCAAGGAGAAGGGGAGCTGGTGCTACTGCTCCATGGCTTTCCCGAGTTTTGGTACTCTTGGCGACATCAAATCCCAGTATTGGCGGAAAAGCGCAAAGTCGTTGCCCTAGATTTGCGGGGCTATAATCTCAGCGATAAACCCCAAGATACCGCCAGCTATGTTCTCGATGAGTTAATTCTTGACATGGTCGGTGTCATTGACGGCCTTGGCTATCGGCGCTGTCACTTGGTGGGGCACGATTGGGGAGGAATGGTGGCTTGGGGAGTCGCCTATGCCGTACCTGAGCGGATTCAAACCCTGAGTGTGCTGGCTTGTCCCCATCCTGCCAAGTTTCAACAGTTAAGTTTTGAGCAATGGTTGCGCAGTAGCTATATGCTGCTCTTTCAGCTGCCGTGGCTACCAGAGATACTCTTGGAGTGGGGAGGCTATGGGGCGATCGCCCAAATCTTTCGCTGGGCAGCTGTGAACCAGCAGGCCATCCGCCCCCTGGACATTGCCCGCTATCAGGATGCCGCCGCGCAGCGGGGGGCTCTCTCGGGAATGCTCAACTACTACCGTGCGGGGTTACAAAGTCTTTACAGTCGCGAGTGGGGCCTACTCGAAGTCCCGACACTGATGCTCTGGGGGCGCCAAGACCCCACCTTGGGCATAGAACTCACCTATGGCACGGAAGCCTACGTTAAGGAGCTGAAAATTCAATACTTGGACTACTGTGGCCACTTTGTGCAGCAGGAGCAACCCGACTTGGTGAATGAGTATCTGCTGGAGTGGTTAGAAACCGTTTCTGCCCCCCTCAATTAG
- a CDS encoding DUF3386 domain-containing protein, whose protein sequence is MPATQALDAQALFRAAYENRYTWDENFPGFTAKVTLIEGDRTYQGQVKVSRDYSVEVSGIEDEAIRESLYNQLRDVIVHRKRTSFEAAHGKNTFQIGQTDASGAVEILVSGDAMGSNYKVRDNQIVYVSRVMGRVAFAITHREALDTGSGYISTNYVAVFRNPQTNEVVRQMTFEDTYVPVGNYYLMSRQVVHTHEHGQTSTVEIRFDDLQLLDD, encoded by the coding sequence ATGCCAGCAACACAGGCCCTTGATGCGCAGGCGCTCTTTCGCGCTGCCTACGAAAATCGTTACACCTGGGATGAAAATTTTCCCGGCTTTACGGCAAAGGTCACACTCATTGAGGGCGATCGCACCTACCAAGGGCAGGTCAAGGTTAGCCGTGATTACAGCGTTGAGGTGAGCGGGATAGAAGACGAAGCCATCCGTGAATCCCTTTACAATCAACTGCGGGATGTGATTGTCCACCGCAAGCGTACCAGTTTTGAAGCTGCCCACGGCAAAAACACGTTTCAAATTGGCCAAACCGATGCCAGCGGTGCCGTGGAGATCCTAGTCAGTGGCGATGCCATGGGCTCCAACTACAAAGTCAGGGACAATCAAATTGTCTATGTTAGCCGTGTCATGGGCCGGGTCGCCTTTGCCATTACCCACCGTGAAGCCCTTGACACTGGTTCAGGCTACATTTCCACCAACTATGTGGCTGTCTTCCGCAATCCCCAGACGAACGAAGTGGTGCGGCAAATGACGTTTGAGGATACCTATGTGCCCGTGGGCAACTACTACCTGATGAGTCGGCAGGTGGTACACACCCATGAACATGGCCAAACCAGCACCGTAGAAATTCGTTTTGACGATCTGCAACTCCTAGACGACTAA
- the rnz gene encoding ribonuclease Z: MEITFLGTSSGVPTRTRNVSSVALRLPQRKEIWLFDCGEATQHQLLRSDLRPSQIRRIFITHMHGDHLFGLMGLLASCGLAGTVSQIDVYGPPTLDRYIASCLRWSVMRLPYKLQVHTVEPGEVFSDGEFTVTCRLLHHRVPAFGYRVTEGDRPGRFHVEKAQALGIPFGPLYGQLKQGKTITLEDGRTFDGRDFCDPPQRGRSMVYCTDTVFCDSAVELSQQADVLIHEATFSHQEANLAFARLHSTSTMAAQVAAFAQVKLLFLTHFSARYAPGNPVQVEDLLAEAQAIFPNTRLARDFLHYAIPRAGQIREDMPPSHQDSPAVAHTDTLDATLEPLAAQTVAPDPKNGPAIAINRATRHQMQQKLGIDATTANAILERRRRQKFTCLEELERLYPQVAWATLNVQF; this comes from the coding sequence GTGGAAATCACATTTCTAGGCACGAGTTCTGGGGTGCCCACCCGCACCCGCAATGTTTCCAGTGTGGCGCTGCGGCTGCCCCAACGTAAGGAAATTTGGCTCTTTGACTGCGGTGAAGCCACCCAGCACCAATTGCTGCGCAGCGACCTGCGCCCCAGTCAGATTCGCCGGATCTTCATTACCCACATGCACGGCGATCACCTCTTTGGCCTCATGGGCTTGCTGGCCAGTTGTGGCCTTGCGGGAACGGTGAGTCAAATTGATGTCTATGGCCCACCGACCTTGGATCGCTACATTGCCAGTTGTTTGCGCTGGTCAGTGATGCGGCTTCCCTACAAGTTGCAAGTGCATACAGTGGAGCCCGGGGAAGTCTTTAGCGATGGCGAGTTTACGGTGACCTGTCGGCTGCTGCATCACCGTGTTCCCGCCTTTGGCTACCGGGTGACTGAGGGCGATCGCCCCGGTCGGTTTCATGTGGAAAAAGCCCAAGCCCTGGGGATTCCCTTTGGCCCGCTGTATGGTCAACTCAAGCAGGGAAAAACCATCACTTTAGAGGATGGCCGCACCTTTGATGGTCGCGACTTCTGCGATCCACCGCAGCGAGGACGCAGTATGGTCTATTGCACCGATACCGTCTTTTGTGATAGTGCCGTCGAGTTGTCCCAGCAGGCGGATGTCCTCATTCACGAAGCCACCTTTTCCCATCAGGAAGCGAATCTGGCCTTTGCCCGCCTCCACTCCACCTCCACCATGGCGGCGCAGGTAGCAGCGTTTGCCCAAGTGAAATTGCTCTTTCTCACCCACTTTAGCGCCCGCTACGCCCCCGGCAACCCTGTGCAGGTGGAGGATCTGTTGGCAGAAGCCCAAGCCATTTTCCCTAATACCCGCTTGGCGCGGGATTTTCTCCACTACGCGATTCCCCGCGCTGGCCAAATCCGTGAGGACATGCCCCCTAGCCATCAGGACAGTCCTGCTGTGGCTCATACAGACACTTTGGATGCAACCCTAGAGCCACTTGCGGCGCAAACCGTTGCTCCCGATCCAAAAAATGGGCCGGCGATCGCCATCAACCGTGCTACTCGCCACCAGATGCAACAAAAGCTAGGAATTGACGCCACCACAGCCAACGCGATTTTAGAGCGACGGCGGCGGCAAAAGTTTACCTGCCTTGAGGAATTGGAACGCCTCTACCCCCAGGTGGCCTGGGCGACTCTCAATGTGCAGTTCTAA
- a CDS encoding PP2C family serine/threonine-protein phosphatase, producing the protein MPLLKRYLWAIGSALDHYRVGELMGDRYLVQGKHLLLDLLPGEPAPNVDNTAQFYRPYLRLFPKRPHVPELFGALSLPEGELLLLEHAPVSCIDIADAKVVPGLTHAAPLTTIWDKANLVRRLNWLWQIISLWPALVAENVALTLLNPQLLRAEGSLVRLLQLQAGNNPTLADLGQFWQTHFSFTDQGENFQQAFTILCQQMQDPREAAPESVRQTLEVLFQQALDDLGYEYHYDIASRSDQGPSRSRNEDKCLPQTDLADQSRVLALVCDGVGGHEGGDVASGLAIDILAETLKSLNLLETPPATVEQAIQTAIHATNDAINQRNDTEQRHERQRMGTTVVGALIEHAHLYLAHIGDSRAYWINRWGCYQLTLDDDVASRDVRLGMSTYHQALELPYGGSLVQALGMAPSQHLHPTVERFLLDEEGILLLCSDGLSDFNRVETYWRQYLLPVLQGRVSLTVAAEQLIDLANRLNGHDNVTVVLIHCRVKNTAGVLDLDYSDIVCQGELPEVTDITMSYVPPPEPSELNLTVSPVVESPQPQRQQTHKLGSQGWLLLLIAVGVATAAFSFLAVMTSMNRSNTVENPPSSPLISPK; encoded by the coding sequence GTGCCACTCCTAAAACGCTATTTGTGGGCCATTGGCTCCGCTTTGGATCACTATCGCGTCGGTGAGCTGATGGGCGATCGCTATTTAGTGCAAGGCAAACACTTGCTCTTAGACTTATTGCCGGGGGAACCAGCCCCCAATGTGGACAATACTGCCCAATTCTACCGTCCCTACCTGCGCCTATTTCCCAAGCGTCCCCATGTTCCAGAACTCTTTGGCGCGCTTTCCCTCCCAGAAGGAGAACTGTTGCTCCTTGAGCATGCCCCCGTCAGTTGCATTGACATTGCCGATGCCAAAGTTGTCCCCGGCCTGACCCATGCCGCTCCCCTCACCACCATCTGGGACAAAGCCAATTTAGTGCGCCGCCTCAACTGGTTATGGCAAATCATCTCCCTTTGGCCAGCGCTGGTGGCAGAAAATGTGGCTCTCACACTCCTCAATCCCCAGCTTTTGCGAGCCGAGGGTTCCCTGGTGCGGCTTCTGCAACTGCAAGCAGGCAATAATCCTACCTTGGCTGACCTTGGCCAATTCTGGCAAACCCACTTCAGCTTTACCGATCAAGGGGAAAACTTTCAGCAGGCCTTCACAATCCTGTGTCAACAAATGCAGGATCCTCGGGAAGCCGCCCCTGAATCTGTGCGCCAAACCCTAGAGGTCCTCTTTCAACAGGCTCTCGATGACCTTGGTTATGAGTACCACTACGATATTGCCAGCCGCTCCGACCAGGGGCCTAGTCGCAGTCGCAATGAGGATAAGTGCTTGCCCCAGACTGACCTTGCCGATCAGTCACGGGTTTTGGCCTTGGTGTGCGATGGTGTGGGGGGCCATGAAGGCGGCGATGTGGCCTCAGGCTTGGCCATTGACATCCTGGCGGAAACCCTCAAATCCCTTAATCTTCTAGAGACCCCTCCCGCCACAGTGGAGCAAGCGATTCAAACAGCCATTCACGCCACTAATGATGCGATCAATCAACGCAATGATACGGAGCAGCGCCACGAGCGCCAGCGCATGGGAACCACGGTTGTCGGTGCCCTGATTGAACACGCCCATCTTTACCTTGCCCACATTGGGGACAGCCGCGCCTACTGGATCAATCGCTGGGGCTGCTACCAACTCACCCTCGATGACGATGTGGCCAGCCGCGATGTGCGCTTGGGAATGAGTACCTACCATCAAGCCCTGGAGTTGCCCTATGGTGGCTCCTTGGTGCAAGCTTTGGGCATGGCACCCTCCCAGCATCTCCACCCCACGGTTGAGCGCTTTTTGCTGGATGAAGAGGGAATTCTGCTGCTGTGTTCCGATGGTCTCAGCGACTTTAACCGCGTGGAAACCTACTGGCGACAGTACCTGCTGCCTGTACTCCAAGGTCGGGTTTCCCTTACTGTTGCTGCTGAACAACTGATTGATCTTGCCAATCGCCTCAATGGCCATGACAATGTAACGGTGGTGCTGATTCACTGTCGGGTAAAGAATACAGCCGGTGTCCTTGACTTGGACTATAGCGACATTGTCTGTCAAGGGGAGCTGCCAGAGGTGACAGACATTACAATGAGCTACGTCCCTCCACCCGAGCCATCAGAACTCAATCTGACGGTTTCCCCAGTTGTGGAATCCCCTCAACCCCAACGGCAGCAAACCCATAAACTTGGTTCCCAGGGGTGGCTGCTCCTGCTGATTGCTGTGGGTGTTGCCACTGCTGCCTTTAGCTTTCTGGCTGTTATGACTTCTATGAATCGGTCTAATACTGTAGAAAATCCCCCATCCTCACCGTTGATCAGCCCCAAGTGA
- a CDS encoding P-loop NTPase family protein codes for MVAQLSVSASEASLPLAYGIEGVVQVFTCPQRHFFTTVMAQALRVAAQGSGVMIVQFLKGGIQTGVEHPIQLGQHLTWWRPALQRCLGQGDSITPQEKAAVRELWQHLQAKVQEGQHRLVVLDEVSVAMQLGLLTEGEVLDFLKSRPRTLDVMLTGPEMPESLLAIADQITQLRRLI; via the coding sequence ATGGTGGCACAACTCTCGGTTTCCGCTTCTGAGGCAAGCTTGCCCCTAGCCTATGGCATTGAGGGAGTGGTGCAGGTGTTTACCTGTCCGCAGCGGCACTTTTTCACCACAGTCATGGCCCAGGCCTTGCGGGTTGCTGCCCAGGGCAGTGGCGTCATGATTGTGCAATTCCTCAAGGGCGGCATTCAAACGGGGGTCGAGCACCCGATTCAGTTGGGGCAGCATCTCACTTGGTGGCGACCGGCGCTGCAACGCTGTTTAGGCCAAGGAGATTCGATCACGCCCCAAGAAAAGGCAGCAGTGCGTGAGCTGTGGCAGCATTTGCAAGCCAAAGTTCAGGAGGGACAGCACCGTTTGGTGGTTTTAGATGAGGTCAGTGTGGCCATGCAACTGGGGCTGCTAACTGAAGGGGAAGTACTGGACTTTCTCAAGAGTCGCCCCCGCACCCTCGATGTCATGTTGACGGGGCCTGAAATGCCAGAATCACTGCTGGCGATCGCTGACCAAATTACGCAGTTACGTCGTTTGATTTAG
- a CDS encoding diguanylate cyclase domain-containing protein, with protein sequence MEQLSSGLNLQALVQTHFVAIAPGDSFNNILQGLQENQGSGLVVEEQGQFRGLITQREVIRALGKGYSPQEITAERIMLPSDYCLSLKDLDDLLGVLGRFRHLGVDALAVVNESQRVEGLLTRQRLRERLRPADLLRIKRVAEVMVCDVATIAAEASLQEAVVLMSERGVTSLVIPEETSRGVLPRGIITEKDIFQALHRQGGVLTGTVGSMMSQPVLTVKPDQSLWQVNHLLQEHQVRRVVVVDDDGQMVGIVTQSNLLAAIDITEAQGVIQVLTQELSKATAELRWQLSRQQAITAAITESEQRYNTLISHLPVALYRRDRDRLWQFNYVSDQIYQLTGYFPQDLPDWRQLVPPPDLILAEREIEQALQQQRPYSTTYRIRHRDGRFRYLSDRGQFDPYSQMLHGVLVDVSDQKRTEERLKTSLEREMIVSTIIQDIRQSIRLEEILQRAVTSIQQLLLSDRVLIYRFLADGSGIVAVEATALPQYSILGQVIHDPCFTKETAQRFLEGRTLTISDVNQAQLQDCYRELLTRLQVQANLVVPLLQGQNLWGLLIAHHCRSPRLWQREELFLLQRIAEPLTVALQQAEMYEALEQANANLQQMVYIDSLTDIGNRRCFDELFLKEWRRCQREQRPLSLIMVDIDCFKAYNDHYGHLQGDQILKQVAQILESHLQRAGDLATRFGGEEFALILPNTDQRGAIHIVENIQAALAAANITHAKSTVGPKLTASFGIATTVPSPDHPPEMLLHLADQCLYEAKTRGRDRWVARELSLS encoded by the coding sequence ATGGAGCAATTGAGTTCAGGCTTAAATTTGCAAGCCTTAGTGCAAACGCACTTTGTTGCAATTGCTCCAGGGGATTCCTTCAATAATATTCTCCAAGGCTTACAGGAAAATCAGGGTTCTGGCCTCGTTGTCGAGGAGCAGGGGCAGTTTCGGGGATTGATCACCCAACGGGAAGTGATCCGCGCCCTTGGCAAGGGCTACTCTCCCCAGGAGATAACTGCTGAGCGGATCATGCTGCCATCGGACTACTGTTTGAGCCTCAAGGATCTCGATGATCTCCTGGGGGTTCTAGGGCGTTTTCGTCACCTGGGGGTGGATGCCCTGGCAGTGGTCAATGAATCTCAACGGGTTGAAGGACTGCTGACCCGCCAAAGGCTGCGTGAGCGCTTGCGTCCTGCGGATCTGCTGCGGATCAAGCGGGTAGCAGAGGTGATGGTATGTGATGTGGCCACCATTGCGGCTGAGGCTTCGTTACAGGAGGCGGTTGTTCTGATGAGCGAACGGGGTGTCACCAGTTTGGTGATTCCTGAAGAAACCTCCCGTGGTGTGCTGCCGCGCGGCATTATTACGGAAAAGGATATTTTTCAGGCACTGCATCGCCAAGGAGGAGTGCTCACAGGAACCGTCGGCAGTATGATGTCCCAGCCCGTACTGACCGTAAAGCCCGATCAAAGTTTGTGGCAGGTGAATCATCTGCTCCAGGAGCATCAAGTGCGTCGCGTCGTGGTCGTGGATGATGATGGCCAGATGGTGGGAATTGTAACCCAGAGCAATCTTTTGGCAGCCATTGACATCACTGAGGCTCAAGGGGTGATTCAGGTGCTAACACAGGAACTCAGCAAGGCAACGGCGGAATTGCGCTGGCAGCTGTCGCGGCAACAGGCAATTACGGCGGCAATTACGGAGAGTGAACAGCGCTATAACACTCTCATTAGTCACTTACCTGTTGCCCTCTATCGGCGCGATCGCGATCGCCTGTGGCAATTCAACTATGTCAGCGACCAAATTTACCAGCTCACGGGTTACTTTCCCCAGGATTTACCCGACTGGCGGCAACTTGTGCCACCCCCGGATCTGATCCTGGCTGAACGGGAGATTGAGCAGGCCCTTCAGCAACAGCGGCCCTACAGTACCACCTACCGCATTCGACATCGGGATGGCCGTTTCCGCTACCTGAGCGATCGCGGCCAGTTTGACCCCTACAGTCAAATGCTCCATGGCGTCCTTGTGGATGTATCGGATCAAAAGCGTACAGAGGAGCGACTGAAAACTTCCCTAGAGCGGGAAATGATTGTCAGCACCATCATTCAGGACATTCGCCAGTCCATTCGCCTAGAGGAGATTTTGCAGCGGGCGGTAACCAGCATCCAACAACTGCTGTTGAGCGATCGCGTGCTGATTTACCGCTTTTTAGCCGATGGCAGTGGCATAGTTGCCGTGGAGGCGACCGCCCTACCCCAGTACTCAATTTTGGGTCAAGTAATCCACGATCCCTGTTTTACCAAAGAAACAGCGCAGCGGTTTTTGGAAGGGCGCACGCTGACGATTAGCGATGTCAACCAAGCGCAACTCCAGGATTGCTATCGTGAGTTACTGACTCGCTTGCAGGTGCAGGCCAATTTGGTGGTGCCCTTGCTGCAGGGCCAGAACCTGTGGGGACTCCTCATTGCTCACCATTGTCGCAGCCCTCGCCTCTGGCAGCGGGAGGAGCTGTTCCTACTGCAGCGGATTGCTGAACCCTTGACGGTCGCCCTACAACAGGCGGAGATGTACGAAGCCCTAGAGCAGGCCAATGCCAATCTCCAGCAAATGGTGTATATTGACAGTCTCACAGATATTGGCAATCGCCGCTGTTTTGATGAATTATTCCTAAAGGAATGGCGACGCTGCCAACGGGAGCAAAGACCCTTAAGTTTAATCATGGTGGATATTGATTGTTTTAAGGCCTACAACGACCACTACGGTCATTTGCAAGGGGATCAGATTCTCAAGCAGGTGGCACAAATTTTGGAAAGCCATTTACAGCGGGCGGGGGATTTGGCCACCCGCTTTGGTGGGGAAGAGTTTGCCCTGATCTTACCCAATACCGATCAAAGGGGAGCTATTCATATTGTTGAGAATATCCAAGCAGCACTGGCTGCCGCCAATATTACCCATGCAAAAAGTACAGTGGGGCCGAAATTAACGGCCAGTTTTGGGATTGCGACAACCGTCCCTAGCCCTGACCATCCCCCGGAAATGCTGTTGCATCTCGCGGATCAGTGTCTCTATGAAGCCAAAACCCGCGGGCGCGATCGCTGGGTGGCTAGGGAGTTATCCCTGAGTTAG
- a CDS encoding carbon-nitrogen hydrolase family protein translates to MKSYLAAAVQMTSQPNLEANLAQAEELIELAVRRGAVLIGLPENFSFLGDDREKVAQAATIAERTEAFLKRMAQRFQITLVGGGYPVPATEGKVYNTAVLIGPTGEELSRYQKVHLFDVDLPDGNIYHESGTVLAGRQLPSVYPSKELGNIGLSVCYDVRFPELYRALSQAGATVLFVPAAFTAFTGKDHWQVLLQARAIENTCYVIAPAQTGIHYARRQTHGHALIVDPWGTILADAGDRPGLAIAAIEPSRLEQVRQQMPCLQHRVFF, encoded by the coding sequence ATGAAATCCTATCTCGCTGCCGCAGTTCAAATGACGAGCCAACCCAATCTTGAGGCAAATTTGGCTCAGGCAGAAGAACTCATTGAATTGGCGGTGAGACGAGGGGCAGTCCTCATTGGGTTGCCAGAAAATTTTTCCTTTCTGGGGGACGATCGCGAGAAAGTTGCCCAAGCGGCAACGATCGCTGAGCGGACTGAGGCCTTTTTGAAACGAATGGCCCAGCGGTTTCAGATTACGCTGGTGGGGGGTGGCTACCCGGTGCCGGCAACGGAAGGCAAGGTTTATAACACAGCGGTATTGATTGGGCCGACGGGGGAAGAATTGAGCCGCTACCAAAAAGTGCATTTATTTGATGTCGATTTGCCCGATGGCAATATTTACCACGAATCGGGCACAGTGCTCGCCGGACGGCAGTTGCCCTCCGTCTATCCCAGTAAGGAACTGGGCAATATTGGCTTGTCGGTGTGCTACGATGTCCGCTTTCCCGAACTTTACCGTGCCCTCTCCCAAGCGGGGGCAACGGTGTTGTTTGTGCCGGCTGCCTTTACCGCCTTCACGGGTAAGGATCACTGGCAAGTTCTACTGCAAGCTCGGGCAATCGAAAATACCTGTTATGTGATTGCACCGGCCCAGACGGGGATTCACTATGCACGGCGGCAAACCCACGGCCATGCACTGATTGTGGATCCTTGGGGAACCATCCTCGCCGATGCGGGCGATCGCCCCGGCCTCGCGATTGCGGCCATTGAACCCAGCCGCCTTGAGCAAGTGCGTCAACAGATGCCTTGCCTGCAACACCGCGTCTTTTTCTGA